GCCTCCACCGGCCCGCCCTGGGTGAGGATGTTCACCTGGCCGAACGACTGCAGGACGCCGATCGTGGCGACGACGCCGACAAAGAACAACGCGGGCGAGATCGCCGGGATCACCACGTTCCGGAACACCCCCCACCGGCCCGCCCCATCGATCCGGGCCGCCTCGGTCAACTCGTCGGGCACGCCCTGGAGGGCGGCCAGGAGCACCACGACATTGAACCCGAGGTCCTTCCAGACGGTCGTCGCCGCCACCGCCATCAGAGCCCATCGCGGATCGGTGAGCCATCCCACCTTCGGCAGATGGATGAGGCCGAGGAGGTAGTTGAGCATGCCGACGTTCGGATCCAGGAGCCATTCCCAGATCAGTGCCGCCGCCGCGATGCTCACCGCGATCGTGAACGAGTAGGCGGTGCGGTACGCGACCACCCCCCGAATCTTCCGGTTGGCCAGCATGGCGAGCGGCAGCCCCAGGACGATGCCGGCGGGAACCGTGTACAGCGCGAAGAGAAAGGTGACGCGCAGGCTGTTCAGGAACGCCGGATCCTGCAGCAGTTGGGAGTAGTTGCTGCCGCCGATGAACAACCCCAACCCTCCGAGGGGGCTGGTCTCGTAGAGGCTGAGCTGGACGTTCTTCAGCAGCGGGTAAAAGACGAAGACGGCAAAGACCGCGAGCGACGGGAGGAGGTAGGCGAGGGCCCCCAGGAGATCGCGGCGGCCCCGCGCACGGGCCCGCCGCCGCACCGCATCCCCCGCGTCCCTGCCCGTCCCCCGCCCGCTCAACGCGGCCCCCTTCCCGGGGTGGGGGTGGGCAGCAGCCCGCGGAGGTCCTCCAGCACGAACTCGGGGCGGACGGCCGCGCCGGCGAGGTCGGCCCGTCGGGTCGCACCCGTCAGCACGAGGGCCGTGTGCATGCCGGCGCCGACGCCCATCGCCACATCGGTGGACAGCCGGTCGCCCACCATGATCGTCAGCCCCGCCGGAAGGGCGAGGCGGGCCAGGACGGCGCGGGCCATCACGGGCGAGGGCTTCCCCACCACCTCTTCCACCTTCGCTCCCGTCGAGGCCTCAATCGCGGCCACCACGGCGGCGCAGTCCGGCAGGCCTCCCCCTGGCACCGGGCAGTACGGATCCGGGTTGGTGGCGACGAATCGGGCGCCGGCCCTGATCGCGTCGAACGCGATCTGCAATTTGCGGTAGTCAAACCCCCGGTCGAACGCGGCGACCACGACCTCGACCCGGCCGGCCTCCTCGGTCAGGGAGAACCCCGCCGCCCGCAGTTCGTCCAGAAACGACGGCTCCCCGATCACGAACAAGCGCCGGCCGGGAAACCGACTGCGCAGGTACTCGACCATGACCCCGGAAGAATTCAGCACGTCATCGGCGGACGTCGGAATCGTGAGCGCGGTCAACAGATCAGCGTACGCCGCCCGGGAGCGCAGGGGATTGTTCGAGAGGAAGACCACCCGGCTCCCCGCGGCCCGGAGCCCGGCGATCGTCTCCGCCGCGCCGGGCAGCAGGGTGTCGCCGAGATACACGGTGCCGTCGAGGTCGAGCGCATACCCCGGATACCAGCCGGGGCGCGCCGATCCATCGGTCATGGCGCAGTCTTCGAGGCTTGGATGCCCGCTGCCTTCCCCTCCCCCCAAGGGAAACGGCGGCCGTGCTTCGAAGGGCATAGCGGTCACGACGCAGAGAGGAGCGCGCCCATGCCAGGCCGTCACTTCCTGCAGATCCCCGGCCCGACCAACGTCCCGGATCGGATCCTCCGGGCCATGGACCGCCCCGTGCCCGACCATCGCGGACCTGAGCTCCCGCCGCTCGTCGCCGAGATCCTGACCGGGCTGAAGCGGGTCTTCCAGACCGCGCGCGGGGAGATCGTCCTCTATCCGGCGTCGGGAACCGGCGCCTGGGAAGCCTCCCTGGTGAACACCGTCAGCCCGGGCGACCGGGTGCTCGCCTTCAACAACGGATACTTCAGCCACCTCTACGCTGAGGTCGCCCGGCGGCTGGGGGCAGTGGTGAACGAAATCGATCTCACCTGGGGAGACGGCATCCCGCCCCGGCTGGTGCACGACCTGCTCGCCCAGGACGCCGCGGGGACGTATAAGGCGGTCCTCGCGGTGCACAACGAAACCTCGACCGGGGTCACCTCCGACCTCAAAGCGATCCGGGAAGCGATGCGCGCGGCGAAACATCCCGCCCTGCTATTGGTCGACGCCGTCAGCGGCCTGGCGAGCGTGGATCTCCGCTTCGACGAGTGGGAGATCGACGTCGCCCTCACCGGCAGCCAGAAAGGGCTGATGCTGCCCCCTGGGATGGCGATCCTGTGCGCGAGTCCGCGGGCGATCGAGGCGAGCGCGCGGGTCACGACGCCGCGGTACTTCTTCGACTGGCGACCGGTTTTGGAGGAAAGCCGGCGCGGGTACTTCCCCTACACGCCGGCGACGCTCCTGCTCTACGGTCTGCGCGAGGCGGTCCGGATGCTTCTGGAAGAGGGGCTCCCCAATGTCTTCGCCCGGCACCGCCGCCTGGCGGGAGCCGTCCGCCGGGCGGTCACGGCCACCGGGCTGTCCATCCTGTGCCGCGACCCCGTGCTCTCCTCGCCCAGCCTGACCACGGTGCTCGTCCCCGAGCACGCGGACGCCGACGCCGTGGTGCGCGCGGGGGCGGCCCGCCTCAACCTCGCGCTCGGGACCGGGCTCGGCCGCCTCAAAGGAAAAGCGTTCCGGATCGGGCACCTCGGCGCCCTCAACGAGCTTGAGGTCCTCGCCACCATCGGCGGAATGGAGATGGCATGTGCCGTGGCCGGCATCCGCCTGCCCCTCGGCGCCGGTCTCACGGCCTGCCTGCACGCGCTCATGGAGCAACACGCCCCGGCCGCCGCGGCGATCTGACGGCAGGCGGACCACTCGCCGCCGGCGCCGCGGACACGGTCCAAACCACCGCGGGAACACCGCGCACCTGCTCGACCCGCTCCCCGCTGCGACGAGCACCGCGGCGAACCGGGAGCACCGGATGCTCACGCGGTGACGGGGATCGGCTCCCCGTTGACGCCCGTGTGCCCGTGACGATCGACGCGCCGCGTGCCGCCCCGCCCCGGGACGCCGGGGCGGGCTACAGGTTCTCGATGGGGACGGGCTCGATCGGGTCCGCCGGCGAAAATCGAAACACCCGCGAGTAAAAGTACAGTTCACCGTCCAGCGCCCGCTTGATGTTCTCCGCGCGGCGAAACCCGTGCTGCTCTCCCTCGAAGGCCAGATAGGCCACGGGGAGTCCCTTCGCCCTGAGCGCCGCGACCATCAGCTCCGCCTGATTCGGCGGCACGATCTTGTCGTCGAGCCCCTGGAAGAGAATCATCGGGCAGGCAATCCGATCGACGGAGTGGATCGGCGACCGCTCGCGGTAGCGCTCCCGCATCTCGGGGTAGGGGCCGACCAACCGCTCGAGGTAGCGGGACTCGAACTTGTGGGTGTCCCGCACGAAGACCTCGAGGTCGCCGATGCCGAAGTGGCTCGCCCCCGCCTTGAAGACGGATCGAAACGCCAGCGCGCACAGGGTCGTGTACCCTCCCGCGCTCCCCCCGCGGATGATCAGCCGGGTGCCATCGACCAGCCCGCGCCGCACCATCTCCCGCGCGCCGTTGACGCAATCATCCACGTCGACCACGCCCCATTCCCCGTTGAGCCGCTCGCGGTACCGGCGGCCGTAGCCGGTGCTACCCCCGTAGTTCACGTCGAGGAAGGCGAAGCCCCGGCTGGTCCAGTACTGAACCCCCAGGTCGAGCGTGGCGGAGGCCGCGCCGGTCGGGCCGCCGTGGCTCCGGACCAGGAGCGGGGGCTTCTCGCCGTCGGGCGCCGCAAAGTCCCGGTTGCGCGGGGGGTAAAAGAACCCGTGCGCCGTCTGCCCACCCTCGGTCGGGAATTCGACCGGTTCCGCCAGAGAGAGGTATCCGGGATCGACCGTGATTTCCCCCGAACGGCGCAGCACCTCCGTTCGACGGGAAGCCAGATCGATCCGAAGAATCGCCGTGGCGGCGCTCGGGGACCCGGCCCCCAGGACGACGTATCCCGGCCCGGCGCGCACGCTCCACACCTCGGAGAAGGACGGTTCGATCGCCTCGAGTCCACCACGCGCCGCGTCCAACACCCCCAGGTGCCACATCCCTCGTGCCTTGTGGGCGCAGATGATGCGGCCGGGGCCGTCGAAGCCGTAGGTAGACATCCCGAACACCCACTGCGCCGTCCCAAACTCCCCGGCCATGCCACACAGCGGCTCGACCTGCCCGCCACGCCACCGGTAGAGATTCCACCACCCCGTCCGATCGGAGACAAAGTGGAGGACGCCGTCGGGCGACCACTCCGGCTGAAAGATCGACTCCCGCTCGCCCCCCGCGATCAACTCGCTCCGCCCCAATCCCCCGTCGTCCCGGACCTCCGCGGTCCACAACTCGGTCCCGTCCCAGGGCATGTTGGGATGGCGCCAGGTGAGCCAAGCCAATCGCGACCCGTCGGGGCTGAGGCGGGGGTTGGAGTAAAAGTCGTTGCCGGAGACGAGCACGCGCCCCGCAGAGGGACGGCGCAGGTCGATTCGCACGAGCGTATTCACCGCCTCGCGCGCCGGATCGGTGTGGTCCTCGCGCACACAGACCAGGCCCTCACGCGGCCGGTCGATGATCGCATCGGCGTACCGCCACTGCCCGGGGGGGGTCAGCGGCTCGGGGGCCCCCCCGGGGGCCCGTCGATACAGACGGTGGTCCCCAAAATGCGAAAAGTACACGGTCCCTCCCGCGGCGAGGAACGCCCCCCCGCCGTATTCGTGCACGCGGGTGCGGGCGTTGAACTGGGGGGGGACGACATCCTGCGTCCGCCCGTCCGGCGTGCGGCGGACAACGGTGCTCCTGCCGCCCTCGGTCGGGCGCGTCTCCACCCAATAGATGTCCTCGCCGTCGACGGCGATCTCCCCGAGCCCAACCGTGTGGGATACGATCAGGTCTGAGGTGACGGGGGATTTCCACGAACCGTGGGGCGCGATGCGGCGATCGGGCATGCGAGTGCTCCTCTGCCTATGGATGGCGGGCGGATCTTGCACCGCCCGGTTCAGCCGGCCGCACGGGGTGGAGGCGGAGACCTTGGACAGCACCACGCCGGGTTTGAAAGCCGATCGGGTCAGGACCGAATCATGCCGACCGCCAGCCGGACGGAGCCGCCCACGCGGCGACGACAATGCTTACGCCGCCGCCGGCGCGCGGTCCTGCGCTGTGAAATGCCCCAAATCGACGTGAAGAGAAGAAGCTGTCAGTGCCGACAGACGCTCACGGGTTAGGGGGTCGCCGAGGGGTGACCGTCCCGATAGAGCCACCGGTACATGCCGGCGGACTGGAGCACCGTCTTCACGTACAACCGGGTTTCGGTGTACGGAATCTCCTCGACAAACGCATCGGGGTCAAACACGCCCCGCCGCGCCTCCCAGCCCCGGACCGCCTCGGGGCCCGCGTTGTAGGCGGCGATGGCCAGATCGACCCTGTTGAACAGGTGAAGGAGCTCCTCCAACACCACGGCCCCCAACGAGATGTTGGTCTGCGGGTCAACGAGTCCCCGCAGATCCGGCGCCGGCATCCCGGCCAGACGGGCCGCGCCCTTCGCCGTTCCCGGCAGCAGCTGCATCAGTCCATACGCGTTGGCGGGTGAGACGGCATTGGGATCGAACCGGCTCTCCTCGCGGATGATCCCCGCCACGAGATAGGGATCGACCCCGGTTCGCCCGGCCGCGCGCGTCACGGTCTCCCAAAACGCCTGCGGGTATAGGCCTTCCCAGAGCAGCAGCGGCAGCCCGCGTCCGGAGCCACCGGCGGCGTCGCGCACCTGCTCGGCCATCGCAATCGCTCGACCGACATCGCCTTGCTGGGCGTAGCGCTGGCTGAGGCGCGCCCCGATGCTTTCACGATACTTCGACGGGACCGATGCCGCGGCCGCGGTCAACTCCATCGTCGCGTCATCGATCTGCGCGAGCGCGTCCAGCTCGCGAAACTTGTCGAACGACGGGACTTCTCCCAAAGGCGGATCCGCAAGCGGCGTCACGGTCGCCCTGATCGGTTGGTTGAGCCGCGCCGCTCCCCGCTGTCCGTAATACGAATCGGGGTACTCGGCGGCGACGCGCCGGTACCCATCCTGCGCCTGGTCCTTCTGCCCGAGCGCCTCGGCCGCGCGCCCCGCCCAGTACAGCGCCGCGGGGGCGGCCTCCCCGCCCCGCTCCTGGGCCACGCGCATCCAGGCGGAGCGGGCGGGGCCGAGCTCGTGCGACCGGAACCGCACCCACCCCACCGCCCACAACGCCCGCTGCCCCCACAGGGTGCCGGGGAACCGCTCCCCGGCCTCGCGGAAAAGCCCCATCGCCGGGCCGAGCGCCCCCCGATCTTGGCGCACTTCCCCGATCGCGAACAGGGACCGCGGAGCGAGCGAGGAGCCGGGATAGTCCTTGATCAGCTCTCGGGCGATTGCCAGCGCGTCGCCCTCGCGATCCCGCCGCAACGCGATCCGCTCGAGATAGTACAGCGAGTCGTCGCCGTGCGATCGATGGAGGTTCACGACCCTGCGAAAGTCGGAGCCGGCGTCATCGAGATGGCCGCTCTGGAACGCCATGACCCCGAGCTGGTACAGGGCGTCGTCCGCGACCCGCCAACCGTCGGGCATGCCGAGCACGCGCTGGAGCTCGGCCCGCGCCGGAGCGAAGTTTCCCCCGCCCATGTCGGCCAGCGCGCGTCCGTAGAACACCTCGGGGGGGGTGGTGTCGGACGGCAGAGGATGGACCGCCGCCAGGGCCTGCAGACGGGTCCACGCCGGCTTCCAGAATGGGCTGCCCTCGAATCCCCAGCGGACCCGGCGGTACGCCTGCGCCGCCTCCGCCCAACGATTGGACTGCAACAGCGCTTCGCCCATGTCGAACCACGCCTGCGCGGCGTGGGCCCCCTGCCCGTACGCCTCCAGGTATCGATGGAAGGCGTCCGGCGTGTCGGGGGCATGGATGCCCCAGAGGCTCTCGGCCTCCCAGAACAGCGCGAGGCCGCGCAGCGAACTCGTGGCGAATCGCGTCAAGAGATCCTGAAACTCTTGCGCGGCGGCGTTGTAATCACCGGCGTGAAACGCGGCCACCGCCCGGTAGTAGATCGCGTGATCGGCAAGGACGGGGAGCTTCGTCTCGGCCTCGCTGAACGCGGACTCGGCCAGCGCAAACTTCTCCATCTGCAGGTTGATGATCCCGAGCAGATAGGCCGCCCGGCCGCCGTTGACGCCGGGGTCCGATTCCAGAGCATCGAGCACGATGCGGGCCTGAGCGAGGTGACCGAGGCTGTACGCCTCCACGGCGTTTTTGAGGTCTTCGTCAGGCGTGGCGAGCGCACGGATGGGCCCCGTCAGCCCAAGTCCGAGGATCAACCCCACGGCGATAACGGTGCGCGTCCCCACACCTCCTATGAGTGCCATGATCGCGCTCGCGATAGACCGTGGGAACACCATCCGGCGGTCGGGGTCGAATGAATCAGAGGAAACCCGGGCGGCGCCGGGTGTCAAAATCTCGGTCGAGGTGTTCGACGGTCTTCGCGGCCCCCCCTGCGGAGGGCCCGGGTGGGGCGCGCTACTTGCCGGCGCCCTGCGAGTAGATCGCCCGGAGGCTGCTGAGGTAGAGCACGCCGTGCGGGGCGCGGGTCGGATCGGTCTCCACGACGTAAAACGACGTCCACGTGATCGGGTAGGTGAGCCCCGCGGGCAGCTGGGCCGTCACCGAGCGCCATCCCACCCAGGTCACGCGGCGTGCAAAGGTGACGGTGCCGGGGGGACCGCTGGCCTGGTCATACGTCCCCCGGAGCCAGACCCCGCTCCCATCGCCATGTACCCAGAGCGTCATCCCCGTGGGCGTGCCGGTGAGGCCGAGTCGGGTCATCAGGTACGCCGCTCGGGTGGTCGGCCCATCGAGACGGAACGCCAGCTCCGCGGATGGACGATGCGCATGACTGGGGGCGGTGACCAGGGCAACCGAGCCGGTGACGCTGTCCGGGTACCCACGAAACGCCCAGTCTCCGCGATCGAATTGGGACACAGGCCGCGCGGCGCTCCCGATCGCGACGTGCACCTGAGCCGCCACACCGCCGAGGTGAACGCTGATCGTCCCCTTCCCGGGTCTGTCCCCCGCGACGAACTCTCCAGGCGCCGCGATGGTGCCGAGGGCGGGCGGGTTCACGACCCACGTTCCGGAAGCGGTCGGCAAGATCACCGGGTGGCCCTCGGCGTCGAGTCCCGAGAGCGCGAAACTCCATCCGGCGCCCGGGACCAGCGTGACCGACTCCGGGCTGACCACGACGCGCCTCAGGCGATTCACCACGACAACCCGGACCGATCCCGCTGCCGGTCCGCTTTGCACCTGGAGCACACCGTCGCCGGGAGCGGTGCCCGCGGTGAGGACCCCGTTGGTGTACGTCGCAATTGGCGGCAGCGCCGAGACCTGAAGCGGCTCCGGCGGGGGCACCGGGTTGCCCTGCGCGTCGACACCGATCGTCAGCAGGGATGCCGCCGCCCCGGCGAAAAGGTACAGCGGTTGGTTGGCGTTAACCATGAGCCTGACGGCCGCACCGGGCACGGACGTGCTCTGGATGAGCAGCGCATCGGCGACCGGGCGCTCCCGGCCGTCGGAGGGGGAGTTGACGACGGTCGGCGCGGGTTGCCCCGGAAGCCGGGCGACGAGGGTGGCCGATCCGCCGCTGTCAAAGGCCATCGCCTGGTAGGCACCGAGCCACTGCATGTAGGCGCCGAACTGGGGCCGGGTGAGCCCGATGCTGAGGTTCGGCTGGCGGCCGTCGACCTCGACGAACGTGAGCGTGCGGCCGTCCCGCGCGATGCCGACGGCGATCACCGGGTTGCGGTGGTCGCGCTCCTGCGGCGACGGGGCATCGGGGTCGTCGACCACCTGCCCGTTCTGCACGAGCACCGGCCCGCCCCCGATGATCCCCTGGAAGTCCCGCCAGTCGGGATCCGTCGTCAGGTTCAGCTGGACGACCGCGCCGGCGGTGAGCTTCTGCGTGAGCCAATCCGCACCGCTCCCCCGGCCGAGAAGGATGACCTCGCCCTTGGGGAAAGGCGCGTAGAACGCCTGTTGCGGCCACACCTGCTTGACGAAGTACCGGCCCGAATCGGGCAGGCCCGACCCGGCCAGAGGCGTCACCGAATCCGGCTTCACGAGCAAGGGGCTGGAATCGTCGGCCGGACTCAGCTCCACGACCATCTGTCGCACGCCCGAATCCGGCGGGGGAGCGCCAAACCCGCGCACGTCGGAGAGGGCGACCACCCCGTCCGTCGGCAACGCGCTATTGTAGCCGTCGAGGGGATGCGTCTCTCCGGTCTCGGGCAGCGCGACGGTCCCGGTCCACCGGAACCGGACGATGCGGGCGGTCCCGTCCTTCCCGATGGCCAGGGCCACGAACCGCCACGGGCTGCGGAGCAACCCCTCGTCGCGGACGAGGATGTTGAGCGGGATCCCCGACCCGCCGATATCAAAGTAGTCCGCGTTGACGCCTGCGATCGCCCCGTTCCGCAGCACGAGCGAGGAGGTCGTCTCATCATCGCTCATCAACCGGTCGTGGGCCAGCGCCGTGGTCACGCGGACCGTGGGGTTGTTAAGGTCCACCCGGAGGTGGTGGATTTCGAGCGGTCCGTCCGTCGTGGTGAGGCCGAAGTGGCTGTAGAGCACGCCCGAGGCGACGGGGACGGTGAAGCCTGAGGAGAACAGCACCGCCGGCCAGTTGGCCGGGAGCGACTGCGCCAGGCCCCGACCGGCGAGACCGAGGCATGAGACGAACACCAGCCAACCGAGGAAACGACGATGTCTGGGTGAGCACATTCGGCGACCCGTCCGATGCTGCAACGTCTGCGTCAACCGATCCATTCGCCGCTCGGCGGCGCCGTCCTGCCTTGGCGACGATTTTTGCGGCGCCGATCGCTCGCAACACCAGGAGACCGCCGGCATCCCGACGAAGCGCCGTCGAGTGTCCGCTGAAGATCGCCACGCCCCGGCCTGGACCCTTTGGCTCCTGCTGGCAGGGGGGACTGTGCTGCTGGCCGGGATGCCGCTGCCCCTCACCGACGGCGTGACCGCCTTCTACGGGAAGATCGCCAAGAACATCCTCGCCTCGGGCGACTGGCTCACCCTCCATCACCGGATCATGCCGGTCGTGGACAAACCGCCCATGACGTTCTGGCTGATGAGCGCCTGCATGGCGGTGTTCGGCACCGGGGAGTGGGTCCTCCGGGTCTGGCACATCGGCCTCGCCATCGCGACGGTGCTGACCACGTTCGCGCTGGCCCGCCTCGCCCTGCCCCGGCCTCAGGCGCTCCTTTCCGCCCTCATTCTGTTGACGACGATGCAGTTCTTCTATCAAAGCCTTGTCCCGGAGCAACACATTCCGCTCACGCTCTTCGTCACGCTGGCCGTCTACGGGTTCCTTCGGTGGGAGCGCGGAGCCCCCGGCGCCGCTGCCGTCCTCGCCTCGTGCGCGGTGGCCTGCGCCGTGCTGTCGATCGGCCTCGCCGGCCTGGTGATGCCGGTGCTGATCGTCGGCGCCCACCTCATGGTCGACCGCCCCCGTCTCCCCCCCCGCCCGCTCCCCGTGGCCATCCTCGCGGTCCTCGTCTTCCTCGGCCTGACCGCTCCTTGGTTCGTCATCGGGATCCTCCGCCAGGGCCGACCGTTTGCCGACACCTTCTTTCTCGGCGGCACCCTCGGCGTGGGACGGTACTTCCATCACGTGCAGACCTCGCCGACCACGGTACCCTGGTGGGCCGGGTTCGGGGCGTACGTGCTGCTGGTCCCCCTCGGATTCCTTCCGTGGACCGGGTGGCTGTGGCCGGCGCTGAGGGGCGGGTGGGCAGCCAGGCGCGAGGAACCCCTGCTCTGGACCTGCACGCTGTGGGTCATCGTGGTGCTGGGGTTCCTGTCCCTCTCCCTGGGAGACAAATCGAGCCGGTACATCCTCCCGGTCTTTCCCCCGCTCGCGGTGCTGGCCGGGCACGCGCTGGGCCAGCCCCGGTGGGCGAAACAGGCGGCCGCGGTTTCGCTCGCCGCGGCCCTGCCGCTGCTGGGCGTCGTGGCCGTCGTCCCTTTTTGGAAGTTTCCCGAGGAGTCTCGACACTACGCCCCGCTCTTCTGGGCGTTCCTCCCACCGTTCGCTCTGGCGCTCGCCAGCTATGCGGCCCTCACGTTTCTGGGCCGTCCGCGGAGGGCGATCGTGGTGCTGGCGGCGATGACGCTGCTCGCCTACGGGCTGGCGATGGCGATGCTGGCCCGAACGTGGGACCAGATCTCACCGTGGCGACCGCTCGCGCGGATCATCAACGCCATCCCGGTCGCCGATGCTCAGGTGCTGGTCCTGGGGGCATTCAATGAGTTCGCCGACTACTACATCGACAGGCCGGTCGAGTTCGTGAACGGGGATACGCTCGCCCGAGCCTGGCGGGGGGGACGCGTCCTGGCCATCGTGCCGGAGGCCGCCGCAGGATCGCCCGTCCTGCCCACGCCCACGGTCCTCGCCATCACCCCGAGCGGCCTCGCGCTTGTCAGCAACTTCCCAATTTCCCCGCCGCGGTGAAGCGGCGGGCTACTTCTTCTTTGGAGCCGCCGGGGCCGGGGCCGTCTTCGTCGGGGCGCCTGACTGCGGGGTCGGCTTCACCGGCTGAGCGAGCCCCAGGAACGTCTTCACCGAGCCCGGGAGGCTGTCGAAGGCGTTCGCGGCCAAGTGGTACTGGAGCGCCAGCGCCGGATCCGTGGCGAGCCACCCGCCCTTCGGCTCTTTGTACACCTGCACGAGAAACTGCGCGTCGGCGGCACCGTCGGTCTGAATCTCAAACGCCGGTGTCCCGGACGGCGCCGAGGCGAGGGGCTCCACCTTGTCGGCATCGGTGAGGTTCATGGTCGAGAACAAAGAAGAGATGTCGGCGTCGGAGAGCCCGCCGCCGGTAAAGCCCGGCCCCTGGCGCCGGACGGCCAGGGTTTGGGCGCCGCGGCGCCAGGTGAGGCTGGTGAGGTCCTGGCTATTGTATGGAAGGAGTCGCCGGCTGACGAGCGACAGCGCATCCGGGGTCTCCTTTCCGACGATCGAACCGTCGAGCTCCAGGACCGCCTGCGAGCCGGCGGCCGCCGCGTAGGCGATCTTCCCCCGCTGGGCGAGGAGGATCCGCAGCGGCTCGGGATGGTCCTTCACCGTCACATCGATGGTCACCGCG
The bacterium DNA segment above includes these coding regions:
- a CDS encoding glycosyltransferase family 39 protein — its product is MSAEDRHAPAWTLWLLLAGGTVLLAGMPLPLTDGVTAFYGKIAKNILASGDWLTLHHRIMPVVDKPPMTFWLMSACMAVFGTGEWVLRVWHIGLAIATVLTTFALARLALPRPQALLSALILLTTMQFFYQSLVPEQHIPLTLFVTLAVYGFLRWERGAPGAAAVLASCAVACAVLSIGLAGLVMPVLIVGAHLMVDRPRLPPRPLPVAILAVLVFLGLTAPWFVIGILRQGRPFADTFFLGGTLGVGRYFHHVQTSPTTVPWWAGFGAYVLLVPLGFLPWTGWLWPALRGGWAARREEPLLWTCTLWVIVVLGFLSLSLGDKSSRYILPVFPPLAVLAGHALGQPRWAKQAAAVSLAAALPLLGVVAVVPFWKFPEESRHYAPLFWAFLPPFALALASYAALTFLGRPRRAIVVLAAMTLLAYGLAMAMLARTWDQISPWRPLARIINAIPVADAQVLVLGAFNEFADYYIDRPVEFVNGDTLARAWRGGRVLAIVPEAAAGSPVLPTPTVLAITPSGLALVSNFPISPPR